One segment of Humidesulfovibrio mexicanus DNA contains the following:
- a CDS encoding OmpA family protein, translating into MKQIVRAFCLAALAALALAACAHVEPGVTQQTKVYRDAPVEKSRLAVNVRPKARLTDSPRVLMYPFWIAQKMDNHLLVGREMARIVHQTWTGLEVFPTLAYDSQLVYRGPEQAINVARAAGADLVVVGIVPYLITGGSVDSSAITLQIRIYETKGGALLFSMDQSARVNAKRTQDWILFTIETRLSDSPLAEALASIAQDMAVPLKSWAPPTDEDLGFVVTSQAMTRAILGSGAGSGSGGGSGGGGGSGGGSSAAMGDGISGGGTDGLRLKIEFDFDSARIRPESYGLLNELATALKSKALRGRKVVISGHCDIVGTEEYNQKLSERRAASVKAYLAQKGGVDQAVMRTVGFGKSKPLVPNTTPQNRQRNRRVEVRLDGDG; encoded by the coding sequence ATGAAGCAGATCGTCCGCGCTTTTTGCCTGGCCGCGCTGGCCGCGCTTGCCCTTGCGGCCTGCGCCCACGTGGAGCCGGGCGTCACGCAGCAGACCAAGGTCTACCGCGACGCACCGGTTGAGAAGTCGCGTCTGGCCGTCAACGTGCGGCCCAAGGCACGATTGACGGATTCGCCGCGTGTGCTCATGTATCCCTTCTGGATCGCCCAGAAAATGGACAACCACCTTTTGGTGGGGCGCGAAATGGCGCGCATCGTCCATCAGACCTGGACCGGGCTGGAGGTGTTTCCCACCCTGGCCTACGATTCGCAGCTAGTGTACCGTGGACCCGAGCAGGCCATCAACGTGGCCCGTGCCGCCGGGGCCGATCTCGTGGTCGTGGGCATCGTGCCCTACCTCATCACCGGCGGCTCGGTGGATTCCAGCGCCATCACCCTGCAAATTCGCATCTACGAGACCAAGGGCGGGGCGCTGCTGTTCTCCATGGACCAGAGCGCGCGCGTGAACGCCAAGCGCACCCAGGACTGGATTCTGTTCACCATCGAGACCAGGCTTTCGGATTCGCCCCTGGCTGAGGCCCTCGCTTCCATCGCCCAGGACATGGCCGTACCGCTCAAGTCGTGGGCCCCGCCCACGGACGAGGATCTCGGCTTCGTGGTCACCTCCCAGGCCATGACGCGCGCTATACTCGGCAGCGGCGCAGGCTCCGGCAGCGGCGGAGGTTCCGGTGGCGGCGGAGGTTCCGGTGGCGGCAGTTCGGCGGCCATGGGCGACGGCATTTCCGGCGGCGGTACGGATGGTTTGCGCCTCAAAATCGAGTTCGATTTCGACTCCGCGCGCATCCGCCCGGAATCGTACGGTTTGCTGAATGAGTTGGCCACGGCGCTCAAGTCCAAGGCCCTGCGCGGGCGCAAGGTCGTCATCTCCGGGCATTGCGACATCGTGGGCACCGAGGAGTACAACCAGAAGCTCAGCGAGCGCCGTGCCGCATCCGTGAAAGCGTATTTGGCGCAAAAGGGCGGCGTAGACCAAGCGGTCATGCGCACGGTCGGCTTTGGGAAAAGCAAGCCCCTTGTGCCCAATACAACGCCACAAAACAGGCAGAGGAATCGAAGGGTTGAGGTCCGTCTGGACGGGGATGGCTAG
- the ahbC gene encoding 12,18-didecarboxysiroheme deacetylase: protein MIGISKLYCGAVEASDALRYNRQSGKLPSHLLQFSADKKPVVVWNMTKRCNLKCVHCYAQAVNPEGTDDISTDQAKVIIDDLAAYGAPVMLFSGGEPLVRKDLVELASYATSKGMRAVISTNGTLITKEKARELKQVGLSYVGISIDGGEEIHDKFRAVPGAFKKALQGVENCMAEGLKVGLRFTINKRNQVEVPKVFEIVRELDVPRICFYHLVYSGRGSELIKEDLDHAETRAVVNLIMDETRKLFDEGRPKEVLTVDNHADGPLVYYRLLKEDPKRAAEVMELLQMNEGNSTGRGIGCISWDGKVHADQFWRQHVFGNVLERPFSEIWDDPNIELLAKLKDKKPYVKGRCAECRFLNICGGNFRARAEAYYGDVWAQDPACYLTDDEIRKD, encoded by the coding sequence ATGATCGGCATATCGAAGCTCTATTGCGGAGCCGTCGAGGCTTCCGACGCCCTGCGCTACAATCGGCAGTCCGGAAAACTGCCGTCGCACCTGCTGCAATTTTCGGCGGACAAAAAACCCGTCGTCGTTTGGAACATGACCAAGCGCTGCAACCTGAAATGCGTGCATTGCTACGCCCAAGCCGTGAACCCGGAAGGGACCGACGACATCTCGACGGACCAGGCCAAGGTCATCATCGACGATCTGGCCGCCTACGGGGCCCCGGTCATGCTGTTTTCCGGCGGCGAACCCCTGGTGCGCAAGGATCTGGTCGAGCTTGCCAGCTACGCGACCAGCAAGGGGATGCGCGCGGTCATCAGCACCAACGGCACGCTCATCACCAAGGAGAAGGCGCGCGAGCTCAAGCAGGTCGGCCTGTCCTACGTGGGCATCTCCATCGATGGCGGCGAGGAGATCCACGACAAGTTCCGCGCCGTTCCCGGCGCCTTCAAAAAGGCGTTGCAGGGCGTGGAAAACTGCATGGCCGAAGGGCTCAAGGTGGGCCTGCGCTTCACCATCAACAAGCGCAATCAGGTCGAAGTGCCCAAGGTCTTCGAGATTGTTCGCGAACTTGATGTGCCACGCATCTGCTTCTACCACTTGGTCTACTCCGGTCGCGGTTCGGAACTCATCAAGGAGGACCTGGACCACGCCGAGACCCGGGCCGTCGTGAACCTCATCATGGATGAAACGCGCAAGCTCTTTGACGAGGGACGCCCCAAGGAGGTGCTGACCGTGGACAACCACGCCGACGGCCCCCTGGTCTACTACCGTCTGCTCAAGGAGGACCCCAAGCGCGCGGCCGAGGTCATGGAGCTTTTGCAGATGAACGAGGGCAACAGCACCGGCCGCGGCATCGGCTGCATTTCCTGGGACGGCAAGGTCCATGCCGACCAGTTCTGGCGGCAGCACGTGTTCGGCAACGTCCTGGAGCGCCCCTTCAGCGAAATTTGGGACGACCCGAACATAGAACTGCTGGCTAAGCTGAAGGACAAGAAGCCATACGTGAAGGGCCGCTGCGCCGAATGCCGTTTCCTGAACATCTGCGGCGGCAATTTCCGCGCCAGGGCCGAGGCCTACTACGGGGACGTGTGGGCCCAGGATCCGGCCTGCTACCTCACCGACGACGAAATCAGGAAAGACTAG
- the hemB gene encoding porphobilinogen synthase: protein MLESDFHRGRRLRMSPGVRTLVRENEIRPADLVMPYFVAETDDPGFRKPIGSMPGQFQLSLDQLEQQVAGAVANGLNSVLLFGIPKVKDELGSQAYADEGIVQEAVRRLKDRFPELVVITDVCLCEYTSHGHCGIVQKGGEILNDPTLELLAKSALSHVRAGADMVAPSDMMDGRVLAIREALDDGGFVSAPIMSYAVKYASAFYGPFREAAESTPTFGDRKTHQMDPANSREALREAAADLDEGADILMVKPGLPYLDVIRQLRDSFEAPIAAYNVSGEYSMVKAAAQNGWVDEERMVMEIMTSFKRAGTDIIITYHAEDVLRWLNR from the coding sequence ATGCTCGAATCCGACTTCCACCGCGGCCGCAGGCTCCGCATGAGCCCCGGCGTGCGCACGCTGGTGCGCGAGAACGAGATCCGCCCCGCGGACCTGGTGATGCCCTATTTTGTGGCCGAGACCGACGATCCCGGCTTCCGCAAGCCCATCGGCTCCATGCCGGGCCAGTTCCAGCTCTCCCTGGACCAGTTGGAGCAGCAGGTTGCGGGCGCTGTCGCGAACGGATTGAACAGCGTCCTGCTCTTCGGCATCCCCAAGGTGAAGGACGAGCTTGGCTCACAGGCCTACGCCGACGAGGGCATCGTGCAGGAGGCCGTGCGCCGTTTGAAGGACCGTTTCCCCGAGCTTGTGGTCATCACCGACGTCTGCCTGTGCGAGTACACGTCCCACGGGCATTGCGGCATCGTCCAGAAGGGCGGCGAGATCCTGAACGACCCCACCCTGGAGCTTTTGGCCAAGAGCGCGCTCTCCCACGTGCGCGCCGGGGCCGACATGGTGGCCCCCAGCGACATGATGGACGGCCGGGTTCTCGCCATCCGCGAGGCCCTGGACGATGGCGGCTTCGTCTCCGCGCCCATCATGAGCTACGCGGTGAAGTACGCCTCGGCCTTCTACGGGCCTTTCCGCGAGGCGGCGGAGAGCACGCCCACGTTCGGCGACCGCAAGACCCATCAGATGGATCCGGCCAACAGCCGCGAGGCCCTGCGCGAGGCCGCCGCCGACCTGGACGAGGGGGCGGACATCCTCATGGTCAAACCCGGCTTGCCGTATCTCGACGTCATCCGCCAGTTGCGCGACAGTTTCGAGGCGCCCATCGCCGCGTACAACGTGTCCGGCGAGTACAGCATGGTCAAGGCCGCGGCGCAGAACGGCTGGGTGGACGAGGAGCGCATGGTCATGGAGATCATGACTTCCTTCAAGCGCGCCGGGACAGACATCATCATCACCTACCACGCGGAAGACGTTCTGCGCTGGCTGAACAGGTAG
- the ahbD gene encoding heme b synthase, producing the protein MSEQMNGHPGGHPSSMRPGHPTGHPGSVGKHPGEQPIGPAVDGTPPLRLIAWEVTRSCNLACKHCRAEAHPEPYEGELSTAEAKALIDTFPDAGSPIIIFTGGEPFMRHDIFELIPYAKSKGLRCVMAPNGTLLTAENAAKIKKLGIERCSISIDAPDAAGHDEFRGVKGAFASSMKGIEHLKAVGLEFQINTTVTKDNLHQFKDIFHLAERLGASAWHIFLLVPTGRAAELGAQVINAAEYEEVLNWFYDFRKTTNMQLKATCAPHYHRILRQRAKAEGVPVNFETFGLDAVSRGCLGGVGFCFISHSGIVQPCGYLDLPCGDVRKTPFPEIWRSSPEFLNLRNPKMYEGKCGVCEYEKVCGGCRARAATMRGGYLREEPLCSYTPARLAKKGQEG; encoded by the coding sequence ATGAGCGAGCAGATGAACGGACATCCCGGCGGCCACCCTTCCTCCATGCGCCCCGGTCATCCCACAGGGCACCCCGGCAGCGTGGGCAAGCATCCCGGCGAGCAGCCCATAGGCCCCGCCGTGGACGGAACCCCTCCCTTGCGCCTCATCGCCTGGGAGGTGACCCGCTCCTGCAATTTGGCCTGCAAGCACTGCCGCGCCGAGGCCCACCCCGAGCCCTACGAGGGCGAGTTGTCCACCGCGGAGGCCAAGGCCCTCATCGACACCTTCCCTGACGCAGGCAGCCCCATCATCATTTTCACCGGTGGCGAGCCCTTCATGCGGCACGACATCTTCGAGCTCATCCCCTACGCCAAGAGCAAGGGCCTCCGGTGCGTCATGGCGCCCAACGGCACGTTGCTCACGGCGGAGAATGCCGCAAAAATCAAGAAACTCGGCATCGAGCGCTGTTCCATCTCCATCGATGCCCCGGACGCCGCCGGGCACGACGAGTTCCGTGGCGTCAAAGGCGCCTTCGCGTCCTCCATGAAGGGCATCGAGCATCTGAAGGCCGTTGGCCTGGAATTCCAGATCAACACCACCGTGACCAAGGACAATCTGCACCAGTTCAAGGATATCTTTCATCTGGCGGAGCGGCTCGGGGCCTCGGCCTGGCATATCTTCCTGCTCGTGCCCACGGGCCGCGCGGCGGAACTTGGCGCGCAGGTCATCAACGCCGCCGAATACGAGGAAGTGCTCAACTGGTTCTACGACTTCCGCAAGACCACGAACATGCAGCTCAAGGCTACCTGCGCGCCGCATTACCACCGCATTTTGCGGCAGCGGGCCAAGGCGGAGGGCGTTCCGGTCAATTTCGAGACCTTCGGGCTGGACGCGGTTTCGCGCGGGTGCCTGGGCGGGGTGGGGTTCTGCTTCATCTCGCACTCGGGCATCGTGCAGCCCTGCGGCTATCTGGATCTGCCCTGCGGCGACGTGCGCAAGACGCCCTTTCCGGAGATATGGCGCTCCAGCCCGGAATTCCTGAACCTGCGCAACCCCAAGATGTATGAGGGCAAGTGCGGCGTGTGCGAGTACGAGAAGGTCTGCGGCGGCTGCCGCGCGCGCGCGGCCACCATGCGCGGCGGCTATCTGCGCGAGGAACCGCTGTGTTCCTACACCCCTGCGAGGCTGGCCAAGAAGGGCCAGGAGGGCTGA
- the ahbA gene encoding siroheme decarboxylase subunit alpha encodes MDAYDKEILDIIQSNFPLDPRPYAVVGEAVGLTEAEVLARVRRLKGEGVIRRMGANFGSRQLGWKSTLCGAEVPQDKLDAFVAEVNRHPGVTHNYLRDHRFNVWFALIAPSSEAVEDTLADITDKTGVAIMNLPASKLFKIKVDFAMGEAAE; translated from the coding sequence ATGGACGCCTACGACAAGGAGATCCTGGACATCATCCAGTCGAACTTCCCCCTGGACCCAAGGCCCTACGCCGTGGTGGGCGAAGCCGTCGGCCTCACCGAGGCCGAGGTTCTCGCCCGGGTGCGCAGGCTGAAAGGGGAGGGGGTGATCCGCCGCATGGGGGCCAATTTCGGCTCGCGCCAGCTGGGCTGGAAAAGCACCCTCTGCGGGGCCGAGGTGCCCCAGGACAAGCTTGACGCCTTCGTGGCCGAAGTGAACCGCCACCCCGGCGTGACGCACAATTATTTGCGCGATCACCGGTTCAACGTCTGGTTCGCCCTCATCGCCCCTTCCAGCGAGGCCGTGGAGGATACCCTGGCCGATATAACGGACAAGACCGGGGTGGCGATCATGAACCTGCCCGCCAGCAAGCTTTTCAAGATCAAGGTGGACTTCGCCATGGGCGAGGCCGCCGAATAG
- the rpe gene encoding ribulose-phosphate 3-epimerase, which translates to MILSPSLLSADFARLADELAALKAAGVQWAHLDVMDGSFVPNITYGPPVIAAMRKTSDLFFDCHLMIDEPGRYVDDFAKAGADLICVHVEATNHLERTCAAIAQAGCKPAVALNPATPLEAVRYLLPQLHMVLVMSVNPGFGGQAFIPFCLDKVRELKNMIIQAGASTLIQVDGGVTLDNCAELVAAGADVLVSGSAFFGHPPYDRRLRQFMERCGG; encoded by the coding sequence ATGATTCTTTCGCCCTCGCTGCTTTCCGCAGACTTCGCCCGCCTGGCCGACGAACTGGCCGCGCTCAAGGCCGCCGGGGTCCAGTGGGCGCACCTGGATGTCATGGATGGCTCGTTCGTGCCCAACATCACCTATGGTCCGCCGGTCATCGCCGCCATGCGCAAGACCAGCGACCTGTTCTTCGACTGCCACCTCATGATCGACGAGCCCGGCCGCTATGTCGATGACTTCGCCAAGGCCGGTGCGGACCTCATCTGCGTGCATGTCGAGGCCACCAACCACCTTGAGCGCACCTGCGCGGCCATCGCGCAGGCCGGGTGCAAGCCCGCCGTGGCCCTCAACCCGGCCACGCCCCTTGAGGCCGTGCGCTACCTGTTGCCGCAGCTGCACATGGTCCTTGTCATGAGCGTGAACCCGGGCTTCGGCGGACAGGCGTTCATTCCCTTTTGCCTGGACAAGGTGCGCGAACTCAAGAATATGATCATCCAGGCCGGAGCCTCCACGCTCATCCAGGTGGATGGCGGCGTGACCCTGGACAACTGCGCGGAGCTTGTCGCCGCCGGAGCCGATGTGCTGGTGTCCGGTTCGGCCTTCTTCGGGCACCCGCCCTACGACCGGCGGCTGCGCCAGTTCATGGAGCGCTGCGGCGGCTGA